The Ignavibacteriales bacterium genome contains the following window.
AATTTAAGTGTTGGAAATAACATTCCGGTCACCTCGCTCGATTTTGCATCTGCATACTCAACCTTCATCAGCGATGAATGAAGTGATTTGCTGTTTTCCAAACCCGAAGCAATCGCCTGCTCAACTGTGAGCTTTACTTTATCTTGTGCGTTTCCCGTGGTGCTAACCGTGAAAATTAGAATAAAAAAGAATATTTTGTTGAACATTTTTTATTTCCTTTTCTTTTTAATAATCTTATTATTGCGGTGAAGAAGTTTCGATTTTGTATTTTTTGTCATGATTCCTTCAAAAAATATTTTTACGATAGTTTCGTAAACCTGTGAAGCGGTAAAAGGTATTTGCGTTAAAACTTCGGGGCTGATAACGTTTTCAATCATGTTATTGTATATCATCAACATTAATTGCTGATCGATATCCTTTCTGAAAACACCTTTTGCTACCCCCTCTTTTAACAGCTTGCCGAAATCTTCCAAAATTCTTTTCGAACGGAAATCGGATATCTGCTTCCACACGTGCGGAGCGTTTTTTTCAAGATCCTCGATTAACGGTTTTCCCATTTTTGCAATGTGAAGCGCGGCATGCGTCATCATCTGTTGAAGTTTTTCAGCGAAATCCAATACCGGGTTCTCAATTATTTGTTTGCAGCATTTTTCAACTTCACTGAGAGTTTTCGCCGTAACCGCGCCAACCAAATCATCTTTGCTCGGATAATACTTATAGATTGTTTTTTTGCTCATTCCCATCTTTGCAGCAATTTCATCTACGGTAACTCTGCTGAATCCGTGGCTGAAGAATTGATCGCGCGCAGTAATTAGAATTCTGTTTTTAATTTCGGCTTCTATATCTGTCATTTTGAGCAATCTGTGCAATTAATAGTCGATTATTTGTGGTATTCTGGAAACTTATATAGTTTCTACGGTTTCCAATATAGGAAATTACATACTTAGGAGCAAATGTTCGATTGGGGAATTATGAATTTTATAGTTATATAAATAGTTGAATATTTGGTTGCCCCGTTGTGGAATTCACGAATAAAGCTTTTTTTGCAATTAACTACTTATATTCATCCCAGCTCTTTATCGACAATTCACTTGTAGAATATTTGTGAATCGCATTTACATATCTCCGCGCAAACTCGATGTTAGTGATCAATGAGATATTAAGGTCGACTGCTTTCCTCCGGATATTATAATCATTCTCCAACGACTGTGCATCGGCATCTTTCGGAATATTGATGACGAGATCAACTTTACGTTCAGTCAACACGGAAATCACTTCCGATATATTACCGTTGCGTTGCCAGTTTAGCGGTTCAACCGTAAGGTTATTTTCTTTCAAGAAGTTCGCCGTACCTTCGGTCGCGTAAATCTTTATTCCCATTTCTGCTAATAAGCGGGCTTCACTTAAAAAGTCGGTTTTGTTTTTGAGCGATCCGGTCGATAGTAAAACAGATTTCGGTGAAACATTCACACCTGTGGAAATCAAACTTTTTAGAAAAGCTTCATCAAAATCGTCGCCAAGGCATGCAACTTCCCCCGTCGATGTCATCTCCACACCGAGAGCGGGGTCCGAACCTTTCAAGCGCGTAAATGAAAATTGCGGCGCTTTCACACCGACGTAATCCAGATCGAATGCAGAACTTCTGAATTCCGGTACATCGGAATCTATAATTAGTTTTGTAGCAATATCGATGAAGTTGATCTTTAGAATTTTTGAAACAAACGGAAAACTTCTCGACGCCCGCAAATTGCATTCGATAACTTTCACGCTGTTCTCTTTCGCTATGAATTGAATGTTGAACGGTCCTGTGATTTTTAATTCTTCCGCGATTTGTTTTGTGATCCGCTTAATTTTCCTGATAGTCTCCAGATACGTGCGCTGCGCCGGGAAAACAATTGTTGCATCGCCCGAATGTACTCCCGCGTTTTCAACATGTTCCGAGATTGCATAGCAAAATAATTTCCCGTTTTGCGCAACCGCATCTATTTCAATCTCGCGCGCGTCCGTAATGAACTTGCTGATAACAACCGGGTGTTCTTTGCTGATATCGGAAGCTTTTATCAGATATTGCTCTAATTCGTTTTCGGTCAGAACAATACTCATAGCCGCACCGCTTAATACGTAACTCGGGCGAATAAGAACCGGGTATCCTACTTTAACTGCAAACTTTTTCGCTTCCTTCAGATCGGTTAACTCATTCCACGCCGG
Protein-coding sequences here:
- a CDS encoding TetR/AcrR family transcriptional regulator yields the protein MTDIEAEIKNRILITARDQFFSHGFSRVTVDEIAAKMGMSKKTIYKYYPSKDDLVGAVTAKTLSEVEKCCKQIIENPVLDFAEKLQQMMTHAALHIAKMGKPLIEDLEKNAPHVWKQISDFRSKRILEDFGKLLKEGVAKGVFRKDIDQQLMLMIYNNMIENVISPEVLTQIPFTASQVYETIVKIFFEGIMTKNTKSKLLHRNNKIIKKKRK